The following is a genomic window from Miscanthus floridulus cultivar M001 chromosome 14, ASM1932011v1, whole genome shotgun sequence.
TGTGCACAATTTTTCTTCAACTCTATGAAAGAAATAATAATTTCCCAGTTTTATTTTTGCATGTTCTGTTTAAGTTTGAATATTAAAACAAGCTGATATTGTTAGTCATCAACTTGTGTCGGTACGACCATTCTGCATGAGCTCGAGTTGTCCATGTGTTGTACTGCTCTTTTCAGTGGCATGATAGTAAGTCAGCAACGGTTCGTTGGGGTTTGAAGTTTCTTCTGAATTTTCATTGACAGGTTAATGGTGCATGTTTACTTCTGAGCTGGCATGCAGAGACACTGCTTTCTCTTGAATTCATCCATTGTCAGCTTTATCCTACCGTCATGGATAAAATTTGCAGGAGTTTGTTCCAGAAGGGATCTCAAAGCCATGGAATCCAACGATTTAGCATTAAATCGTCACAAATCTGTGAAACCAAGCCTCTGACCATATCTTCTGGTCTGTTAAATTTTTTGTCATCTGGCAAGTAAGCTGCATGCCATTCAATATTCATAATTGAAATATTATGGATTGacaaacaaaagaaccatatcttTAGTTTATTTGTTCTACTTCTACAGCAGCTTCCCATTAGTATTAATCATGGGGTATTGACCATTTATGTGTTTCTGAGTAGTTTTACTTATATGGATTTGTTATATCGATACTTGATAGTCCATTTCAGTGTGAAACATTTAAACACCGTTCAATCCTTACAATTGTTCAGGTCGTTGCACCTGCTGTCACTTAATGATACTAAGATGCAGTCATCACTAGCTCAGATGATTATTCACACTCTTCTTGAGTCGTCATGTGATTTACACACTCTTGAGATATCAGAAAACAATGTGGGTTgacatgaaaaaaatctattctttatttctttttACATATTTTCTACCCATTCAATTGGTTGTTTCTTGTAGATTGCTGGCTGGCTTTTGAAACTGAACAAAAGTTCTACAAACTCATTAGCACTGAAATCAGATATTTTTATGAACTCTCTGTCCGTTCTTAACCTGAGGTATTACTTTGTACCTACCATAATTAGCTGTTCAAGAAACTTCTGTAGCAGGTTATTTTCAGATTCTGATGGCCTAATTGTGTGTTTTGCATTTCTTGATTCTTATCATTCCAGGGAAAATAATTTGCAAAAGGATGATGTTGTAGATCTTCACAAAATTCTAATAAAAATGCCTAATTTAAGAGATTTAGATATAAGTGGCAATCCAATCATGGATGAAGGTATCAGGTACTGTCTGACATAACAGAATATCCATCAGTATCCTACAATGATCAATACAGGGTGTACAATTGTTTTTCcatgtctgtttttttttttgaacgggaaatacagcaggggaagcccccactgtaggattttattaaataaaaacaGAAACCTGtacaaaagaaagagaaataacaACAAACCAACCAGCCGGAGAGCTGTGGTAGCCACGGCGGGAAGGGAACCGCAGGCCAAAAACCAGGGAGGCCTAAGAGAGGAGAAAAGCTACACGTTTATCATCTCTCATTCTAAAAGCCTGAAGTTTGGCCTCTTCACAGAAGAGTTTTTTCcaagaagagaaagaaggccgGCCTCTGTCAAATATAATTTTTCCATGTCTGTGTTCAGTTGCCTTTAgctttcttgcataagtacagtACTTCTCAATATTTGTGATAAAGTGCCTCAGTCAAGCTGTTTATTGTTGATTTACTGAAGCACTCATCAGTTTCACTTAAATTGCAGATCAATGATCCCTTTCATTTCATGGTCTATTCAAAAGGAAAATCCACTTTTGAGATTAACAGTCGAGAACTGTGAGTTGTCCAGTATTGGTGTGATTACACTTCTGGAGTGCCTCACAACTGTGAAGCAACCCCTTGATGTGCTATCTATTGCAGACAATCATTTAGGGAGGTGAGTTGTATCTCTTTTCATGCATTTTGTCCTGCTGTGCTGTGTTAACTTGTGTCAACATATTAATTGAAATGTGCTTGCAGTTCTGTGGCAGCTGCAATGGCCAAATTCTTGAGTTCACATGTAAGGGCTTTAAATGCTACAGATATTGACTTGGGAGCATTAGGCTTCCAAATACTTGAGGAAGCATTGCCAACAGAAGTTGCCCTTTCCCACATCAACATCAGGTTAGAACCAAGTACTGCCTCTCACCATAGATGTCAGTTTCTTCACTGACATTTTTTATATTTTGCAGTAAGAATCGTGGTGGGATCAGAGCAGCATATTTTGTTTCCAGATTAATAGGGCGAGCACCAAACCTTGTCTCAGTCAATGCAGCAGCGAACCTTTTACCACCTGAATCATTGGAAGTCATCTGTAACTCCTTGAAGCAAGGGACTTGTAAGAAATAAATGCTTTACCAAATTCACTTTTACTTTTGCATTTGGAAAATCCATACATGTatggatgaaaatggatcggataaAAATGGGCATGTACAGATACGAATGTGGGTAGTTCTTTTTTTCTCATATTCAGTTAGATATGGACTCAGATAGTGTTGGGTATGTTTGGATATTGATACCCGTCCCATATATGTATTTGATATCTGACTTTAAGTTTTCAGATTCAAATGTGGTATGGATATTGAATGTCTGGATTTAGATACGGATTATGGATTATTCATTTAGTATTTGAATCTCTTTCGGACGGATGGATATCGTGAAATATCTGTCCCGTTTTCAACCCTACATAGCTGATAGAGATTGGTTAATGACTAGTCTTTCCTTGTTTTAGGTAATTTGGAGAGAGTGGACCTGACTGGCAACATGCATTTATCAAGCAATATTTTTCCTGCATTCCTTGAATTCAAGAAGCATGGAAAGCCAATTCTGGTAGTCCCACCaaacttgagcacttgtgctccATATGATGATGACCCATGACTATTATGTACCGGATAATCCCTAGTGCTGCTCAAGTCACTTCAGATGGAACTAAATAGGGCcacaccattagtgatgtatttGTTGTGTCATCTGGGCATAGACTGTGTGGTCAATTGGTCATGCTTTGTTGGAATGAATTGTCTGTCTGCTGGTTGGGTCCGTTTGGTCTCGTGATGGTACTACATACTCAATGTGAGCAATGATAAGGTGGTTGCCAACAAGGTTGGGTGGAAGAATTGGGGGTGGACCAAGCAAATTTGGGTGCCCAAGGAGGTGACCAAGAACATGGATCAGACTCAAAATGTTGTGCTCCCCAACACATTTGTATGCCATTTTAGGGAATTTGGAAACTTAGCATACTAGGGATGCATGAATGGATGTGCATCATATTGTTTCAAGTAAATGCCAAGTGGGTAGGTTTGTATCTTTTACCGAAGTTCCTCTTCCCCATGCCAAGGTAATGTGAATGTCCTATCATGCATCGTATAGACACTACCATGTGTAGGATTGCATTTCATATTTAACTTTGTTCCCTACACTTTTATGTGGGATCATAGATTTTACTCTGTAATTGATATCATAATCAATGTGCCTAATTCTCCTTTGGTATCAATATTTGAATTGGTACCATCTGTGATTCAATGACTTGTGCGCACTTTTAGGTGGAGCTTGATCTTTAGGTTATGGTTTTGGGACTACATGTGTTCAAGTCTTATCTTTGTAGGGCCTCTTGTTGTGATAAAGGGGATATGTCAAGAACGGTCCTATACACCCCAAATGCCTTGTTCCCCTAAGTGGAACAATAGTACTACTGATATGTACAACTTCGCTACTAATACCCCTCTGTGTGAGATTCATGTAGTAAAATTTATTCTTGAGGACCATTTTGGGATGGATGATAAAGGGAGAAGAGGATGAAGTCAAAACGAGCCTTCCTTTGGAATCTATGAAAATCGAAGCAAACTTCCACAAATCTTTTTGGCACATGGACATGAAGGAAGCAAGGAAAAGGAGGAGACCGGGATTTAAGGGGCAGTGCATACACCTAGTGTCAAAAAGGGGGGAGAACTGAAAATTTGTTGATTCCAGTTACATAGAGGAAGCACAACATGAAAACTGGAATGCCTTGGAATAAATTTCTTCAAGTGGGATCAAGTCGGGGCATTTCCATGTGATGGCATGACTTCAAAAGGCGCAGAAAAGTGAATACCACACTAGCTAGTTTCAAGAAAcattacaagttacaagtggcATCAAGAGCATCCAACCAAGCTTGCTTAGTGCATACGTTCTTCAATTGAGTCTATTCGATGCAATTTTATGCTTGCTTTGATTGAGTTGTCTTGAACCACTCAAAAGAGGGAGCTTGTAATAAATATGGGCAGTTGGCCCTATTCAATGTGTAATTTTGGTGATCTTGATGACAACCCAATCACTAGGGCAAACATGTGTGTAGAGATGTGTTAGACATGTTTATATAGGTACTAGGGATGCAAAGGTCCAAGTTTAGTCAAGATCCAAGCACAAATGGAGTCAAAACACATGCCAGATCAAACACCAAATCAGTTGATCAAAAGGCATAGATAAGCCAGTGACCATCAGTAAGCTTGGCCGGAGAATACATAGTCCACCAGATGATATGGTGAAGAGAAGAACCACCTGAAGGATCATCTGGTGAACAAGTCTGATGATCCTGGAGAACAATGCCATTGGATAATACTGTGATATACAAGAGTACTTGGTGGACCATTCGGTGATCATCAGTACCGTGGCCAACTATTGGATTCTCTCACATTCCCACATGATGACATAGTGGAGTACTTCccccgtcccaaattataagatattccAACATTTTTAGGGAGTCTAAAACATCTTAAATTTAACCGAAAATTATGGAgaaaattataaagatttatgacattaaatagatatactatgaaaatataattaataaagaatctaattatacttattttatatcataaatgttattattttattacaagaaagttggaatgtcttataatttgggaatgATAGAATACTTGGgtaagcctttggatcatctgtTGAGGTGGGTCCTATGTTAGTGAGTGAAGTGTCAACAATGTCGAGTAGGGAATTGTCGGGGATATGATACCCCGAttatctcaaggcaccgattagataGCCTCTTGGGTGGCCTATGGTACGCCGGCTAGTATAACGGGGAGAGACCGAGTCTAGCCAAGCGTGTCTGCTCTGACAAGAGCAGGCACGCCACACcacactgaccccgcaaggaccgaggggacaacggtcacctcggtctggtcagacgccatccctgcACCACGCAGcagagacaagacaacaccgtcaAGCGGTGATGGCCAGTACGGTgacccaccgtccaaatacggCCCGACGAGACACACGTACGACTCCACCCACTACGGGCTGGGATCCACGACGGTGGctttgacttagaggccatctaaGCCAACAGGGGCCACAACCCCGGAGCCCGAGATCGTGGCCACCAACTTCACAGGCTAACAAGACGACTAGCGACCtagggcggctaccaactcctataCGACGCCTCTGGGAGATCAGGAagcgatgacgaaggccacgacgAAGATCACGTCATCTAGGATGCTGGCGAAACACCGTGCCCATACTGCCGCCACGAACGACACTATGGCACCATGTCACACCATGCCGTGACATGGACACAAGATCATGATGACAACCACGCCCAAACGTGCAGCACAAGACGGCATTACATGCGAGCCAAGTTAGCTAAgttccctccctcaggctcatgaccctcGGTCGGAagaacctccttctttgtatgtgacctagcctcggactctatataagggtagccagggcacccttctagagatctcttcatcatcttcaccatttCTAGACTTTCGAAGCTCTCATTCGggctcttccaccattcttgcacctcccattgtaagaacttcagagcattcaagcgaggaacacgcactcgatcatctctaagattggacatagggctccggcctaaaccagtataaatcctcatgtcttttggatactaccattgtcttcctagagcagcgtggcaatcgtataaattcactagtctggtttacaaaacaccgacagttggcgcgtcaaGTAGGGGACAGTTGTGCACTCtcatttgttgagaaggaagtTGTAAGTGCAtttagccctttagtgggttttggtgaattgaatggcaacaccattaaaggtctaaTGAGTTTGCTAAGTTTTGAACAGaaaattgagtttattgcatacacttgtggattgtgaaatgagaagtgtatataggttcaacaggaaggcaaacttgatgatattccacataatgtTCATATCAAGGCCAAATTGTGTATTTTTGTGTTGGAATATCATGGAAACAATATAGTTCAAGAAagagacaataatgcaaatggagttgatgaaATGACTTCTatattgtgggatatcatagtatCCTGAGAAAacaagcatatttggcaaatggtaaatgagacatgagttgatgattttggattggtctcaataatggcttgctttgcatgaaaaagaagagtttgatagtggattaggtttgatcaaggattgaagaatgagtcaagaatgcataagtgaagaataccaagcaaaggttaacaaaggacacaactcatattggaAATAAATTGGTCtctatgttggtttgcttgtatggataatgatttagaaaatcactttgcattgattTGATCATGCTAGAAGTATaaagatagatattgaagtgagtgttaggagtgtcaagccaaaataaAGAGGAcataaggaatcatgaattggcttgaccatattgatgttgattcatatatctCAATCTATGTGAATCCAACTGaatcttgattgatctcaacattcatatctagaatatattcaagcaaggaccataatattgaagaaagggtttttcaatggatgcttaatatgatgtgacttgagtatggctcGATGGAGTgcagatagcaaggaaagggttTCGAGGGACTAAGCgtaggtgaagggcaagcaatggattgaggaccgaggtaccattgctaaggtgaagaagagagtacttgcattgagttaaggaactaatcgagctatgaggagtcatattgtgttgaggataaaatcattagtagaagtgacttgaagccatgaggtgaactcatatatatgaaaatggttcaagtcacatgctcaaggtatGTTTACTTAAAGAGAGGAGACAAAGTTGATTGCAACCCCTTATGAAGCGATttgagaagaaatggcatatgaatacattgaagactcaagtgattgaaatggttatattctcttgatgttgagtataggtatgtcgtactatcaaGGGAGATGCAATACGAATCATagacaagtctcaagtgctcaaactaaccGAACCCAAGTGCGAACATGAGAAAAACATATTAGTACAACACCTGCACTTATTGATATTGGGGCTAGTTCTTGGTTGGGATGGATAGCCCTCGAAACAAGCTTTCTGGGAAGTCCaagatcattgaaaacggagttcggCGTAAAAA
Proteins encoded in this region:
- the LOC136505354 gene encoding uncharacterized protein; the protein is MEELSKKAPAPSLLSLCLDAVAARLISDNAGAGGGVGRTGWPGGCSGGGGLGGFSEDDGGEADDDRLQPEEVAEGLPWELLHRLASRLPPVALESLHHAAHARCCSSAKTTSGLGVQDGDRRGVKRSRCEDFNTTWQLLFKLRWPLGGNTGHNNLVTVDWQQKYWEKHLQECLDEAAECAFLPSFCGSIGKLSISAKIMNSIYQSMDTSQHHSRLEYQCSKFGCYVRCLRLQGVLCTAETCDLLQQCKLERLMFIRIISDPEVNGACLLLSWHAETLLSLEFIHCQLYPTVMDKICRSLFQKGSQSHGIQRFSIKSSQICETKPLTISSGLLNFLSSGKSLHLLSLNDTKMQSSLAQMIIHTLLESSCDLHTLEISENNIAGWLLKLNKSSTNSLALKSDIFMNSLSVLNLRENNLQKDDVVDLHKILIKMPNLRDLDISGNPIMDEGIRSMIPFISWSIQKENPLLRLTVENCELSSIGVITLLECLTTVKQPLDVLSIADNHLGSSVAAAMAKFLSSHVRALNATDIDLGALGFQILEEALPTEVALSHINISKNRGGIRAAYFVSRLIGRAPNLVSVNAAANLLPPESLEVICNSLKQGTCNLERVDLTGNMHLSSNIFPAFLEFKKHGKPILVVPPNLSTCAPYDDDP